CACGGTGGAGCGGGTCTCGCAGGCGGCGCAGAAGTAGCGGAGGTTGCGGAGGTGCATGGCGGTCAGGGGCTCAGCGCGGGAAATTTCGGCAGGGTCTCGAGCACGTTTTCGTCGTGCGCGGGCACGATGCGGATCCCGGGGTGGCGCCGCGACAGCTGGTGCAGGTGCGCGATGACGGCGCGGTTGGCGGCCTCGTCGTGGTCCAGCGGCAGCAGGTGGCGCAGCAGCCACGAGCGGTCGGAGGCCTGGGTCACGCCCTCGATCGTCCACGTGACGTCGCCGGTGAAGAGGTACGTCGCGCCCGACGGCAGCCGCAGCAGCAGGCCCGTCTGGCCGGCGGTGTGCCCGCCCATCGGCAGCAGCACCACGCTGCCGTCGCCGAACACGTCGTGGCTGGCGGGGAAGCCGAGCCGCGCGGGCCCGTCGAAGCGCACGTCGTGCCACCGGGTCACGCCGGCGAACTGGCTCGCGAGGAAGGCCGGGGCGTGGCCGTGCGTCGCCCCCTCGCGCTCCTGCGGCGTGACCCACACCTCGGCATCGGGGAAGTCGGCCAGCCCGCTCACGTGGTCCCAGTGCATGTGCGACGGGATGATCGCGCGCACCTGCTTCGGGTCCCAGCCCGCGCGTTCCAGCTGGTCGACCACG
This genomic stretch from Piscinibacter gummiphilus harbors:
- a CDS encoding MBL fold metallo-hydrolase, producing MNQALPATAALPVPNRPRRWPRRLGGGLLALAAVLVAGGVALFAVDTPVPLGPEPAGLADPLPPAHPPAGLAFSVLQTGVSDGAAEALIVGRGRWTVHRRPSQSAVLVRHPSGLLLFDSGLGRQVDTQFAANAWRHRVMFGYQRAGHLPVVDQLERAGWDPKQVRAIIPSHMHWDHVSGLADFPDAEVWVTPQEREGATHGHAPAFLASQFAGVTRWHDVRFDGPARLGFPASHDVFGDGSVVLLPMGGHTAGQTGLLLRLPSGATYLFTGDVTWTIEGVTQASDRSWLLRHLLPLDHDEAANRAVIAHLHQLSRRHPGIRIVPAHDENVLETLPKFPALSP